Proteins encoded by one window of Panicum virgatum strain AP13 chromosome 7N, P.virgatum_v5, whole genome shotgun sequence:
- the LOC120682336 gene encoding transducin beta-like protein 3, with the protein MASTQALKKNYRCDRSLQQFYTGGPFAVGRAPAGEAEGEAEPFLACACGGEVRVVSTADASAIGEPVECDSEAITALTLSPDSRLLFAAGHSRLIRVWDLATRTCIRSWKGHDGPIMAMACHASGGLLATAGADKKVCVWDVDGGFCTHFLRGHTGVVTTIMFHKDPKRLLLFSGSEDGTVRVWNLETKKCVTVLKEHFSTVTSLALSDDGQTLLSAGRDKVVTVWDVRKYSSKKTIPTYEMIEAISFIGSGSEVLACLGIELANMKGKMDGYFLTVGERGVVRIWCLESGHCIFEQQSSDVTVNSENEETRRGFTSSVMLPNDQGLLCVTADQQFLFYCPKKTDEGIFQLSLYRRLVGYNDEILDLKFVGDEEQYLAVATNLEQVRVYDVASMSCSYVLAGHTEIVVCIDTCVSSSGKTLIVTGSKDNTVRLWDAERRSCIGTGKGHLGAVGSVAFSKKSKNFFVSGSSDRTIKIWTWDDVLGDVDGEVPLRAKAVVAAHDKDINSLAVSPNDGLVCSGSEDRTACIWKLPNLVSSVVLKGHKRGIWSVEFSPVEQCVMTSSGDRTIKIWSVADGSCLKTFEGHTSSVLRASFLSRGTQVISCGSDGLVKLWTIKTNECIATYDKHDGKVWALAVGRKTEMLATGGTDAILNLWHDCTMEDKQEDFRKKEEEVLRGQELENAVSDSDYTKAIQLAFELRRPHRLLELFSQLARRADSEDPIEKALLGLPKDGLRVLLEYIREWNTKPKFCHVSQFVLFRVLRCLPPTDILEIKGISELLEGLIPYSQRHFSRVDRLVRSTFLLDYTLMRMSVVDPDVDAGTAKDDMNGSSVENDETAEACPASPVTEKPSKKRKQGKSSKKGKEKKVKVLSKYVSVEA; encoded by the exons ATGGCGTCGACGCAGGCGCTTAAGAAGAACTACCGCTGCGACCGTTCGCTGCAGCAGTTCTACACGGGCGGCCCGTTCGCGGTCGggcgcgcccccgccggcgaggccgagggCGAGGCCGAGCCTTTCCTCGCCTGCGCATGCGGCGGGGAAGTGCGCGTGGTGTCCACAGCGGACGCCTCCGCGATAGGCGAGCCCGTCGAGTGCGACTCGGAGGCCATCACCGCGCTGACCCTGTCCCCGGACTCCCGCCTCCTTTTTGCTGCGGGGCACAGCAGACTTATCAGGGTCTGGGACCTCGCGACCCGCACTTGCATACGCAGCTGGAAG GGACATGATGGTCCTATTATGGCCATGGCATGCCATGCTTCTGGTGGGTTGCTTGCAACTGCTGGAGCAGACAAGAAGGTGTGCGTATGGGATGTGGATGGTGGATTTTGCACACATTTCTTAAGAGGTCATACAGGTGTTGTGACGACCATTATGTTCCACAAAGATCCaaagcgccttctg TTATTTTCGGGAAGCGAAGATGGCACCGTGCGAGTATGGAACCTTGAAACCAAAAAATGTGTTACAGTGCTGAAAGAGCATTTTTCAACAGTCACTTCATTGGCATTGTCTGATGATGGACAAACATTGCTCAGTGCTGGGAGGGATAAG GTTGTTACTGTGTGGGATGTTCGTAAGTACAGCTCGAAGAAGACAATACCAACATATGAAATGATAGAAGCTATTTCCTTCATTGGATCAGGAAGTGAGGTACTGGCTTGTTtgggcatagaactggcaaatATGAAGGGGAAAATGGATGGTTATTTTCTTACAGTAGGTGAACGTGGGGTTGTGCGCATCTGGTGCCTGGAGAG TGGTCATTGCATATTCGAGCAGCAATCATCTGATGTAACTGTAAACTCAGAGAATGAGGAAACCAGAAGGGGTTTTACATCTTCTGTTATGTTGCCAAATGATCAAGGGTTGCTATGTGTTACTGCCGATCAGCAGTTTTTGTTCTATTGTCCCAAAAAAACTGATGAAGGGATCTTCCAACTGTCTCTATATAGACGTCTAGTGGGTTATAATGATGAGATTCTTGACTTGAAGTTTGTTGGAGATGAGGAACAATACCTTGCTGTAGCTACTAACTTGGAGCAG GTCCGTGTTTATGATGTTGCTTCGATGTCATGTTCTTATGTACTGGCTGGCCACACGGAAATTGTTGTTTGCATCGACACCTGTGTCTCTTCTTCTGGGAAGACACTTATTGTAACTGGGAGCAAGGACAATACT GTGAGGTTATGGGATGCTGAAAGGAGAAGCTGTATTGGTACTGGTAAAGGCCATCTGGGGGCTGTTGGTTCTGTTGCATTCTCAAAGAAATCGAAGAACTTTTTTGTTAGTGGCAGCAG TGATCGAACCATCAAGATATGGACCTGGGATGATGTGCTTGGTGATGTTGATGGTGAAGTTCCTCTTAGAGCTAAGGCTGTTGTAGCTGCACATGATAAAGATATTAATTCTCTGGCTGTTTCACCTAATGATGGCCTTGTTTGCAGCGGCTCTGAG GACCGGACTGCTTGCATATGGAAACTCCCTAACCTGGTGTCCTCTGTTGTCCTTAAGGGGCACAAAAGAGGAATCTGGTCGGTTGAGTTTTCTCCTGTTGAGCAATGTGTCATGACATCGTCTGGTgatagaacaatcaagatttgGTCAGTTGCAGATGGCTCGTGCTTGAAGACATTTGAGGGTCATACATCAAGTGTCTTGCGAGCTTCTTTCCTTTCACGTGGAACTCAAGTTATTTCTTGCG GAAGTGATGGTCTAGTGAAGCTATGGACAATCAAAACTAATGAATGCATTGCTACTTATGATAAGCATGATGGGAAG GTTTGGGCATTGGCTGTTGGCAGAAAAACTGAAATGCTTGCTACCGGTGGAACGGATGCTATTCTAAACCTGTGGCATGATTGCACCATGGAAGATAAGCAAGAAGATTTCCGTAAAAAG GAGGAAGAAGTCTTAAGAGGCCAGGAATTGGAAAATGCAGTATCAGATTCTGACTATACAAAAGCAATACAACTTGCATTTGAGCTTAGAAGACCACACAGGCTCCTAGAGTTATTCTCACAGCTTGCCAG GAGAGCTGATTCAGAGGATCCAATAGAAAAGGCTCTTCTTGGACTTCCAAAAGATGGCCTTCGTGTGCTTCTTGAGTATATCCGTGAATGGAATACGAAGCCTAAGTTCTGTCATGTTTCACAGTTTGTGCTTTTTCGGGTATTGAGGTGTTTGCCTCCCACTGATATCCTGGAG ATAAAGGGCATCAGCGAGCTCCTTGAGGGTCTTATTCCGTATTCGCAGAGGCATTTCAGCAGAGTCGATAGACTAGTGCGCAGCACATTTCTGTTGGACTATACATTGATGCGAATGTCCGTGGTAGATCCAGATGTAGATGCAGGCACagccaaagatgacatgaacGGTTCATCAGTGGAGAACGATGAAACCGCAGAGGCTTGTCCTGCTTCGCCTGTAACAGAGAAACCGAGCAAGAAGAGAAAACAGGGCAAATCAAGCAAAAAGGGCAAGGAGAAGAAGGTGAAGGTTCTTTCAAAGTATGTTTCAGTTGAGGCCTGA